The following nucleotide sequence is from Aedes aegypti strain LVP_AGWG chromosome 3, AaegL5.0 Primary Assembly, whole genome shotgun sequence.
GACTTCAAGCGGCAAACCGTCGGACGTACTCTGATCGATCAATTTCGTTTCATTTTAAGTTTACTGCTGGATATCTCTTTCCTTTTCCGGAGTTTTACGGCCAATCTTCCCTATTTGTATCTCACCGAGTCCGTTCTGCTCAACGTCGGGAACTACTTGAGCCTGATGCTGCTCGCTACGTTGACGTACACTCTGTCACTGTGGAATCACTGCAAATCCAAAGAGATTTTCCAACTCTGCGCTAGCATCAACGACTGCGAtcggaagctggaaaaactCGGGATTCCCGTTGATCATCGGCGGCATCACTTTGCCAGTACGCTGTCGACTGGCGTTTGGATGTGCTTTTCAGTGATTATTACGTTGAATGCTGTGTCCGTCCGGCGTAACAAGGTTTTCGATCCGGATAGAACTGATGACTTCGAAGCGATCATCGTTGTGGCCATATTCAGAATCTCCACCAATttcagtttgtttgtttgctaCACCAGTTTGACGCTCTTTTCGATCAACGGACGGCTTGCTAAACTTCAGTAAGCTAAAGATCATACGTTATTATTTCGTCATCTGATCCTTTTCTCTTACAATTCCAGGGCATTCCTAGCAACTACCGCTCTTCCAACCTCAGGCAGTTCCAAGCGAATTTGCCAAACGATTCGTCGAATCGCCGCCGTTCACGATCAACTCAGCGATACGATTCGGATGTTCAACGACTGCTACTCGGTCCACACCATGTATGGCGTGATCGCGTCTTCATCGTTTTCGGTTTTCGTCGTTTTTGGACTGATCCACGCCTATGCCTCCAATGTGAGCGAAGTCACGATGCAAATAGCTTGGAGAAATATGCTGTACGATCTGTTCTACGTGCTGATGCTGGCAAAGATGCTCCTCAGCACGAGCCTTGTCAGCAGGAATGTAGGCGTTT
It contains:
- the LOC5577445 gene encoding uncharacterized protein LOC5577445 isoform X1, whose product is MKWFQAYNFFDSFRPVYLATKLFHVHFETLDFKRQTVGRTLIDQFRFILSLLLDISFLFRSFTANLPYLYLTESVLLNVGNYLSLMLLATLTYTLSLWNHCKSKEIFQLCASINDCDRKLEKLGIPVDHRRHHFASTLSTGVWMCFSVIITLNAVSVRRNKVFDPDRTDDFEAIIVVAIFRISTNFSLFVCYTSLTLFSINGRLAKLQAFLATTALPTSGSSKRICQTIRRIAAVHDQLSDTIRMFNDCYSVHTMYGVIASSSFSVFVVFGLIHAYASNVSEVTMQIAWRNMLYDLFYVLMLAKMLLSTSLVSRNVGVCKINLILEETVLSLIFFQCKRMAHAIHKAICYRSYDKQIFNELGRFSQQLEHNAPKISCGLFDFDWTLLYSVCFDRVKNGSSEKLNDTFYLQIAGSFATYLVILLQFDLVNLNFVRE
- the LOC5577445 gene encoding uncharacterized protein LOC5577445 isoform X2, with the translated sequence MKWFQAYNFFDSFRPVYLATKLFHVHFETLDFKRQTVGRTLIDQFRFILSLLLDISFLFRSFTANLPYLYLTESVLLNVGNYLSLMLLATLTYTLSLWNHCKSKEIFQLCASINDCDRKLEKLGIPVDHRRHHFASTLSTGVWMCFSVIITLNAVSVRRNKVFDPDRTDDFEAIIVVAIFRISTNFSLFVCYTSLTLFSINGRLAKLQAFLATTALPTSGSSKRICQTIRRIAAVHDQLSDTIRMFNDCYSVHTMYGVIASSSFSVFVVFGLIHAYASNVSEVTMQIAWRNMLYDLFYVLMLAKMLLSTSLVSRNCKRMAHAIHKAICYRSYDKQIFNELGRFSQQLEHNAPKISCGLFDFDWTLLYSVCFDRVKNGSSEKLNDTFYLQIAGSFATYLVILLQFDLVNLNFVRE
- the LOC5577445 gene encoding putative gustatory receptor 28b isoform X3, translated to MKWFQAYNFFDSFRPVYLATKLFHVHFETLDFKRQTVGRTLIDQFRFILSLLLDISFLFRSFTANLPYLYLTESVLLNVGNYLSLMLLATLTYTLSLWNHCKSKEIFQLCASINDCDRKLEKLGIPVDHRRHHFASTLSTGVWMCFSVIITLNAVSVRRNKVFDPDRTDDFEAIIVVAIFRISTNFSLFVCYTSLTLFSINGRLAKLQAFLATTALPTSGSSKRICQTIRRIAAVHDQLSDTIRMFNDCYSVHTMYGVIASSSFSVFVVFGLIHAYASNVSEVTMQIAWRNMLYDLFYVLMLAKMLLSTSLVSRNVGVCKINLILEETVLSLIFFQCKRMAHAIHKAICYRSYDKQIFNELGRFSQQLEHNAPKISCGLFDFDWTLLYSIAGSFATYLVILLQFDLVNLNFVRE